A window from Solea senegalensis isolate Sse05_10M linkage group LG15, IFAPA_SoseM_1, whole genome shotgun sequence encodes these proteins:
- the mrpl14 gene encoding 39S ribosomal protein L14, mitochondrial, whose translation MTFPNLSRSLTGLIAGSSPVFHHRAFSVTAVAAAIQKMTRVRVVDNSSLGNTPHHRPPRVIHVYTKNGVGKVGDTVLLAIKGQKKKALIVGHKMPGDRMTPRFDSNNVVLIENNGNPTGTRIKVPIPTHLRKLEGDYSKVLAIACSFV comes from the exons ATGACTTTCCCAAATCTTTCAAGATCCTTAACTGGCCTCATCGCAGGCTCATCTCCTGTTTTCCATCACAGGGCATTCAG tgttACTGCTGTTGCAGCAGCCATTCAAAAGATGACAAGAGTCCGTGTAGTGGACAACAGCTCTCTTGGAAATACACCACATCACCGTCCTCCAAGAGTCATCCATGTCTACACCAAGAACGGTGTTGGAAAGGTTGGTGACACAGTGTTGCTTGCCATCaaaggacagaagaagaaggcgCTCATCGTTGGACACAAAATGCCTGGAGATCGCATGACTCCACGCTTTGATTCAAATAATGTTGTTCTTATTGAAAACAATGGAAATCCTACAGGGACAAGAATAAAGGTTCCTATACCCACACATCTACGGAAACTGGAGGGAGATTACTCTAAAGTGTTAGCAATTGCCTGTTCGTTTGTTTAA